A region from the Natronorubrum halophilum genome encodes:
- a CDS encoding TIGR00341 family protein: MRLVQVFVPRGDLDLVLETATATGVDYTVSRQTDHGEFEALVSVPVPPAAVEPFLSELRTAGLDEEAYTVVTAAETIVSDRTDELHREFDGTRISREELQSRAADLAPAASTYFILLVVSTVIATAGLLLDSAATIIGAMVVAPLMGPALSASVGVVVDDDALARRGIFLQVVGIAVAVATAAVIGWALRGTVLLPPGFDITTVPEIRERITPSVLALFLALGSGVAGVISLVRNVGSVLVGVAIAVALVPPAATAGLGIAWGHPAVVLTAGTLVLVNVLSINLTALILLWLSGYRPHRTERIGHVYGRLRSRIVVILVAIAVLSVVLGGVTYGTYQTAAVEHDVRTELEAMSDDPEYEELYFQESNVEYELVDVYTGGRASVTVLVERPPGEQEPPDFADAVRDRLESATDVDLEVAVELVDTQRSG; this comes from the coding sequence ATGCGCCTCGTTCAGGTGTTCGTTCCACGCGGCGATCTGGACCTCGTCCTCGAGACGGCGACGGCGACGGGAGTCGATTACACCGTTTCCCGACAAACGGACCACGGGGAGTTCGAGGCACTCGTCTCGGTTCCCGTCCCGCCGGCCGCCGTCGAGCCGTTTCTCTCGGAGCTTCGAACCGCCGGCCTCGACGAAGAGGCGTACACGGTCGTCACGGCCGCGGAGACGATCGTCTCGGATCGAACGGACGAACTACACCGCGAGTTCGACGGAACCAGAATCTCTCGGGAAGAGCTCCAATCGCGGGCGGCGGATCTCGCGCCCGCCGCGTCGACGTACTTCATTTTGCTCGTGGTGAGTACCGTCATCGCGACGGCCGGCCTGTTGCTCGATTCCGCAGCGACCATCATCGGTGCGATGGTCGTCGCACCGCTGATGGGGCCGGCGCTCTCCGCGAGCGTGGGCGTCGTCGTCGACGACGACGCGCTCGCGAGGCGAGGGATTTTCCTGCAGGTGGTCGGGATCGCTGTCGCAGTCGCGACGGCTGCGGTGATCGGCTGGGCGCTTCGGGGGACGGTGTTGCTCCCGCCGGGGTTCGACATCACGACGGTTCCCGAGATCAGAGAACGCATCACGCCGAGCGTCCTCGCGCTGTTTCTCGCGCTCGGATCGGGCGTCGCCGGTGTCATCAGTCTCGTCCGTAACGTCGGCTCGGTGCTCGTCGGTGTCGCCATCGCGGTTGCACTCGTGCCGCCGGCTGCCACCGCCGGACTCGGTATCGCCTGGGGACACCCGGCCGTCGTCCTCACCGCCGGCACGCTCGTTCTCGTGAACGTGCTCTCGATCAACCTCACCGCGCTGATCCTGTTGTGGCTCTCGGGGTATCGCCCGCACCGAACGGAGCGGATCGGTCACGTTTACGGCCGGTTGCGCTCGCGAATCGTCGTCATTCTCGTCGCGATCGCCGTGCTCTCGGTCGTGCTCGGCGGCGTCACCTACGGGACCTATCAGACCGCCGCGGTCGAACACGACGTCCGGACCGAACTCGAGGCGATGAGCGACGATCCGGAGTACGAGGAACTGTACTTTCAGGAGAGTAACGTCGAGTACGAACTCGTCGACGTCTACACCGGGGGCCGTGCGTCGGTGACCGTTCTCGTCGAGCGCCCGCCCGGAGAGCAGGAACCGCCCGACTTCGCCGACGCCGTTCGGGACCGACTGGAATCAGCGACCGATGTCGACCTCGAGGTCGCCGTCGAACTGGTCGATACGCAGCGAAGCGGGTGA
- a CDS encoding urease accessory protein UreF, whose amino-acid sequence MTTDPDSFLTALRLSDSFLPVGGYTASYGVEQYINEDRIEDGDDLQALLEGYLRRVVGPCETIAVANAHAASGAGDLEALLAVDERFHAVTMPREFRESSTKAGAKLCELLAETDDRSAGACATGSRDNGGDSDDLESAFAETIATDETPGHYPVVFGVVAETRGLSRLEACLAHAYAFVTGLLGAAQRLGRFGHTEIQSVLESLRPVIAAVCERRVGDDVTAMVSFAPLAEIMGMRHERADRRLFMS is encoded by the coding sequence ATGACCACTGATCCCGACTCGTTTCTGACCGCGCTCCGCCTCTCGGACTCGTTTCTCCCCGTCGGCGGCTACACGGCTTCCTACGGCGTCGAGCAGTACATCAACGAGGATCGGATCGAGGACGGCGACGATCTGCAGGCGCTGCTCGAGGGCTACCTCCGGCGCGTGGTCGGCCCCTGCGAGACCATCGCGGTAGCGAACGCCCACGCCGCGAGCGGTGCGGGCGACCTCGAGGCTCTGCTGGCCGTCGACGAGCGATTCCACGCGGTAACGATGCCGCGGGAGTTTCGCGAGAGTTCGACGAAAGCGGGGGCGAAGCTGTGCGAGCTGCTGGCGGAAACGGACGATCGATCGGCCGGCGCTTGCGCGACGGGGAGTCGCGACAACGGTGGCGATAGCGACGATCTCGAGTCTGCGTTCGCCGAGACTATCGCGACCGACGAAACGCCGGGCCACTACCCGGTCGTCTTCGGTGTCGTCGCCGAAACACGGGGGCTCTCGAGACTCGAGGCCTGTCTCGCACACGCCTACGCGTTCGTTACGGGGCTGCTCGGGGCGGCCCAGCGGCTCGGCCGGTTCGGCCACACCGAGATCCAGTCGGTGCTCGAGTCGCTTCGGCCGGTGATCGCGGCCGTCTGCGAGCGCCGCGTCGGCGACGACGTGACGGCGATGGTCTCGTTTGCGCCGCTCGCGGAGATCATGGGAATGCGCCACGAGCGGGCCGACAGGCGGCTATTCATGAGTTAA
- the ureG gene encoding urease accessory protein UreG codes for MGYRDVAKVGLGGPVGSGKTALVKRLVPELVERGYDVGVIANDIMTQEDADVFRESFADLLPEDLVRGVETGACPHTGIREDPSMNLAAIDEFTERHPELDVVLIESGGDNLAATFNPELADYFLFIISVAEGEDIPRKRGPGVTQADLLIVNKTDLAPHVDADLDVIEADAAAVRDDEPFVFTNCKDGSGVDDVLEHVEREVLFA; via the coding sequence ATGGGGTACCGAGACGTCGCGAAGGTCGGACTCGGCGGCCCGGTCGGCTCCGGTAAGACGGCGCTGGTCAAGCGACTCGTCCCCGAACTCGTCGAGCGGGGCTACGACGTCGGCGTCATCGCGAACGACATCATGACGCAGGAGGACGCCGACGTCTTCCGGGAGTCCTTCGCCGACCTCCTGCCCGAGGATCTGGTCCGAGGCGTCGAGACGGGTGCCTGTCCGCACACGGGGATCCGCGAAGATCCGTCGATGAACCTCGCGGCCATCGACGAGTTCACCGAGCGCCACCCCGAACTGGACGTCGTCCTCATCGAAAGCGGCGGCGACAACCTCGCGGCCACGTTCAACCCGGAACTGGCCGACTACTTCCTCTTCATCATCAGCGTCGCGGAGGGCGAGGACATTCCGCGAAAGCGCGGCCCCGGCGTCACCCAGGCCGACCTGCTGATCGTCAACAAGACGGACCTTGCGCCCCACGTCGACGCCGATCTGGACGTGATCGAGGCCGACGCCGCCGCGGTGCGAGACGACGAACCGTTCGTCTTCACCAACTGTAAGGACGGTTCCGGCGTCGACGACGTCCTCGAGCACGTCGAGCGAGAGGTGCTGTTCGCGTGA
- a CDS encoding ThuA domain-containing protein: MATVTIWNEFRHEREDEDVAAVYPDGIHATIADGLAAHGDGETAHEIRTATLEEPEHGLTEDVLEETDVLLWWGHEAHDEVSHAVAERVQERVLEGMGLIVLHSGHYSKPFKRLMGTTCSLQYREDGAKERLWVVDPGHPIVDGLGESLELPRTEMYGEPFDVPEPDRLVFVSWFEGGEVFRSGCCYRRGSGRIFYFRPGHETYPIYENDDVKRVLHNAVDWAAPRDGAPRTFGERE, encoded by the coding sequence ATGGCTACGGTTACGATCTGGAACGAGTTTCGACACGAACGCGAAGACGAGGACGTTGCGGCCGTCTATCCCGACGGTATTCACGCGACGATCGCCGACGGGCTCGCCGCTCACGGCGACGGCGAGACCGCCCACGAGATCCGTACCGCGACGCTCGAGGAACCCGAGCACGGCCTCACCGAGGACGTCCTCGAGGAGACCGACGTCCTGTTGTGGTGGGGTCACGAGGCTCACGACGAGGTCTCGCACGCGGTCGCCGAGCGGGTACAGGAGCGGGTCCTCGAGGGAATGGGGCTGATCGTCCTTCACTCCGGGCACTACTCGAAACCCTTCAAGCGGCTCATGGGGACCACCTGCAGCCTCCAGTACCGCGAGGACGGCGCGAAAGAGCGGCTGTGGGTCGTCGATCCCGGCCACCCGATCGTCGACGGCCTCGGCGAATCCCTCGAGTTGCCGCGGACGGAGATGTACGGCGAGCCGTTCGACGTCCCCGAACCCGACCGATTGGTGTTCGTCAGCTGGTTCGAAGGCGGCGAGGTGTTCCGTAGCGGTTGTTGCTACCGGCGCGGGAGCGGGCGAATCTTCTACTTCCGACCGGGTCACGAGACGTATCCGATCTACGAGAACGACGACGTGAAGCGGGTGCTCCACAACGCCGTCGACTGGGCCGCTCCCAGGGACGGCGCGCCGCGGACGTTCGGCGAGCGGGAGTGA
- the psmB gene encoding archaeal proteasome endopeptidase complex subunit beta, which yields MRSPQHNSDFSRTVDQLADDPNPYEPEVGSMPQNDLSRADLENVNKTGTTTIGISTADGVVIATDMRASLGGRFVSNKNVQKVEQIHPTAALTLVGSVGGAQSFIGSLRAEVNLYEARRGEDMSIDALATLAGNFARGGPFFAIHPILGGVDDEGSHVYSIDPAGGVMEDDYTVTGSGMQLAYGHLEQAYEPDMSTEEAKTVAARGIKSAVERDTGSGNGVFLCEITEDGVDIHGHHDFDEVL from the coding sequence ATGCGATCACCCCAACATAATTCGGACTTCTCCCGCACCGTCGACCAGTTGGCCGACGACCCGAACCCGTACGAGCCCGAAGTCGGTTCGATGCCCCAGAACGATCTCTCGCGCGCCGACCTCGAGAACGTCAACAAGACCGGCACGACGACGATCGGCATCTCGACCGCCGACGGCGTCGTCATCGCGACGGACATGCGCGCCAGCCTCGGCGGTCGATTCGTCTCGAACAAGAACGTCCAGAAGGTCGAGCAGATCCACCCCACCGCCGCCCTCACCCTCGTCGGCAGCGTCGGCGGCGCACAGTCGTTCATCGGCAGCCTCCGCGCTGAGGTCAACCTCTACGAAGCTCGACGCGGCGAGGACATGAGTATCGACGCGCTGGCCACGCTCGCGGGTAACTTCGCCCGCGGCGGCCCGTTCTTCGCCATCCACCCGATTCTGGGCGGCGTCGACGACGAAGGGAGCCACGTCTACAGCATCGACCCCGCCGGCGGCGTCATGGAAGACGACTACACCGTCACCGGCTCCGGGATGCAACTCGCGTACGGCCACTTAGAGCAGGCCTACGAACCGGACATGTCCACCGAGGAGGCGAAGACGGTCGCCGCCCGCGGCATCAAGTCCGCCGTCGAGCGCGACACCGGCTCCGGTAACGGCGTCTTCCTCTGTGAGATCACCGAGGATGGCGTCGACATCCACGGCCACCACGACTTCGACGAAGTTCTCTAA
- a CDS encoding urease accessory protein UreD produces the protein MADPGDGGIDATRLPAAFDAYAEESLAQAPAGGPGKNGLLEATFARDGDNPTRLVRDYVNVPYHLTGTLETDPAPGLTTLIAQEPTGGVAQGDRHGMVIDARAGARARVTTQSATKVHSMRANYAHLDASLRAEAGSYLEYLPGPTIINEDARCLQTVSVELEDDATVVVADVLVPDGLSDHEAFGFDHYHARVEAEHEGRLVCADAVDLRPNERDPRDPASVGEYGVVGSLYVFTPTGDEGSVDGATGTNADLEDLTDAIYGRITDREGVRAGVSTLPRDSGAIVRILGHREADVTETLRAAWDETRRRTLGVGAPADRRY, from the coding sequence CTGGCCGACCCGGGCGACGGCGGGATCGACGCGACGCGCCTTCCGGCCGCCTTCGATGCCTACGCCGAGGAGTCCCTCGCGCAGGCCCCTGCCGGCGGACCGGGAAAGAACGGGCTGCTCGAGGCGACGTTCGCCCGCGACGGAGACAATCCGACTCGACTCGTCCGGGACTACGTCAACGTGCCCTACCACCTGACGGGAACGCTCGAGACGGATCCGGCACCCGGCCTCACGACGTTAATCGCCCAGGAGCCGACCGGCGGCGTCGCACAGGGGGACCGACACGGCATGGTGATCGACGCTCGAGCGGGCGCTCGCGCCCGCGTGACGACCCAGAGCGCGACGAAGGTCCACAGCATGCGCGCGAACTACGCCCACCTCGACGCCTCGCTCCGGGCCGAAGCGGGGAGCTACCTCGAGTACCTGCCGGGGCCGACGATTATCAACGAGGACGCGCGCTGTCTGCAGACCGTCTCGGTCGAACTCGAAGACGACGCGACCGTCGTCGTGGCTGACGTCCTCGTCCCGGACGGGTTGAGCGACCACGAGGCCTTCGGCTTCGACCACTACCACGCGCGCGTCGAGGCCGAACACGAGGGTCGATTGGTCTGTGCGGACGCCGTCGATCTGCGACCGAACGAACGCGACCCGCGCGATCCGGCGAGTGTCGGCGAGTACGGCGTCGTCGGCTCGCTGTACGTCTTTACGCCGACCGGAGACGAGGGGTCGGTCGACGGAGCGACGGGAACGAACGCCGACCTCGAGGATCTGACCGACGCGATTTACGGGCGAATCACGGACCGCGAGGGCGTTCGGGCCGGCGTCTCGACGCTTCCTCGCGACAGCGGAGCGATCGTCCGGATTCTCGGTCACCGCGAGGCAGACGTGACCGAGACGCTCCGCGCCGCGTGGGACGAAACCAGACGACGGACATTGGGGGTCGGCGCACCAGCCGACCGGCGGTACTGA
- the ureC gene encoding urease subunit alpha, which produces MSRELPRREYTDLFGATEGDRLRLGDTDLFAKIETDYGVPGEEAVFGGGKTMRDGMGMQSGTTQAEGTLDWVFTNVVIVDPVLGICKGDIGVRDGQIVGVGKAGNPDTMDGVDMVIGPSTDTVPADGLIATPGALDIHVHFNSPQLVEHALASGVTTMLGGGFGGGATTCTPGPRNIQRFLQAAEEWPVNVGFYGKGNSSKPAALHEQVEAGACGLKLHEDWGSTPAAIDTCLEVADEEDVQVCIHTDTLNESGFVEDTFDAIDGRAIHTFHIEGAGGGHAPDVLELIGHEHMLPSSTNPSMPYTENTFDEHLDMVMVCHHLNPDVPEDVAFAESRIRAETLGAEDVLHDTGAISMMTTDSQAMGRMAELVCRTWQTAHKMKNQRGPLEADEGTDADNARIERYVAKYTINPAITAGIDEYVGSLEPGKLADIALWDPAFFGIKPKAVIKGGFPVWSQMGEANGSLMTCEPVIGRERAGAQGRAKHGLSVTFVSEAASENDVGDAYDLKTPVRPVTGTRSVRKSDMLHNDHCPDDVKIDAQTFEVEVNGEHVTCEPAADVPLAQRYLL; this is translated from the coding sequence ATGAGCCGAGAACTCCCGCGTCGGGAGTACACCGACCTGTTCGGGGCGACCGAGGGCGACCGACTTCGGCTGGGTGATACGGATCTGTTCGCGAAGATCGAGACGGATTACGGCGTACCCGGCGAAGAAGCCGTCTTCGGCGGCGGAAAGACGATGCGCGACGGGATGGGGATGCAATCCGGCACGACGCAGGCCGAAGGCACGCTCGATTGGGTCTTTACGAACGTCGTGATCGTCGATCCCGTTCTCGGGATCTGCAAGGGTGATATCGGCGTTCGCGACGGACAGATCGTCGGCGTCGGCAAGGCCGGCAACCCCGATACGATGGACGGCGTCGATATGGTGATCGGCCCGAGCACCGACACCGTTCCGGCTGACGGGCTGATCGCGACCCCTGGCGCGTTAGACATTCACGTCCATTTCAATAGTCCGCAACTGGTCGAGCACGCGCTCGCCTCGGGCGTGACGACGATGCTCGGCGGCGGCTTCGGCGGCGGCGCGACGACCTGTACACCCGGCCCGCGGAACATTCAGCGGTTCCTGCAGGCCGCCGAGGAGTGGCCGGTCAACGTCGGCTTCTACGGCAAGGGTAACAGCAGCAAACCCGCGGCCCTTCACGAACAGGTCGAAGCCGGTGCCTGTGGGCTCAAACTCCACGAGGACTGGGGCTCGACGCCGGCGGCGATCGATACCTGCCTCGAGGTGGCGGACGAGGAGGACGTGCAGGTCTGTATCCACACGGACACCTTGAACGAGTCGGGATTCGTCGAGGACACCTTCGACGCCATCGACGGCCGCGCGATCCACACCTTCCACATCGAGGGCGCGGGCGGCGGTCACGCCCCGGACGTCCTCGAGTTGATCGGCCACGAACACATGCTGCCGTCGTCGACGAACCCGTCGATGCCCTACACCGAGAACACGTTCGACGAGCACCTGGACATGGTGATGGTCTGTCACCATCTCAATCCCGACGTCCCCGAGGACGTCGCGTTCGCCGAGTCGCGCATCCGTGCGGAGACGCTCGGCGCGGAGGACGTGCTCCACGACACCGGAGCCATCTCGATGATGACCACCGACTCGCAGGCGATGGGACGGATGGCCGAGCTGGTCTGTCGAACGTGGCAGACCGCTCACAAGATGAAAAATCAGCGCGGCCCGCTCGAGGCGGACGAGGGGACCGACGCGGACAACGCCCGTATCGAGCGCTACGTCGCCAAGTACACGATCAACCCGGCGATCACCGCTGGCATCGACGAGTACGTCGGCTCGCTCGAGCCGGGCAAACTCGCGGACATCGCGCTGTGGGATCCGGCCTTCTTCGGCATCAAGCCGAAGGCGGTCATCAAGGGCGGGTTCCCGGTCTGGTCACAGATGGGCGAGGCAAACGGCTCGCTGATGACCTGCGAACCCGTCATCGGCCGCGAACGCGCCGGCGCACAGGGTCGGGCGAAACACGGGCTCTCGGTCACCTTCGTCAGCGAGGCCGCCTCCGAGAACGACGTCGGCGACGCCTACGACCTGAAGACGCCCGTCCGCCCCGTAACAGGCACGCGATCCGTCCGGAAGTCGGACATGCTGCACAACGATCACTGTCCGGACGACGTCAAGATCGACGCCCAGACGTTCGAGGTCGAAGTGAACGGCGAACACGTCACCTGCGAGCCGGCCGCCGACGTGCCGCTCGCACAGCGGTATCTGCTCTGA
- a CDS encoding Gfo/Idh/MocA family protein, with protein MIGTGIGVGIVGLGGMGNLHARSVSELGAEVVAGADLVEQQRRRFATEYGATTYETHEGLVVDDAVDAVIVTTPNRFHEPIAVDALEAGCHVLVEKPLAHTLESAERIARTAAAADGICMVGFHNRHAASMALFDEQHARGRFGDLTHIEANYVRRRGVPGPGSWFTDPELAGGGSLLDIGVHALDLALYTLDFPEISEVSGVARTTFGTEEEYADPDGFGENWDAESETYEVDDSVSAFIRCANGETISLEAAWATNREESMAFRVRGTEAGAQFDIGDTNLDILEAGTAGCDHYANVALTGDSSLTGYEAQDEQFLATIAAETTPETNTIEEALIVQRVIDAIYRSSETGRATQLAEVDLEAEHRARIN; from the coding sequence ATGATCGGCACCGGAATCGGTGTCGGTATCGTCGGTCTCGGCGGAATGGGGAACCTTCACGCGCGAAGCGTCTCGGAACTCGGCGCTGAGGTCGTTGCCGGAGCCGACCTCGTCGAGCAACAGCGCCGGCGCTTTGCCACCGAGTACGGGGCGACGACCTACGAAACCCACGAGGGACTCGTCGTCGACGACGCCGTCGATGCCGTCATCGTGACGACGCCCAACCGGTTTCACGAACCGATCGCCGTCGACGCCCTCGAGGCTGGCTGTCACGTGCTCGTCGAGAAACCGCTCGCACACACCCTCGAGAGCGCAGAGCGGATCGCCCGGACGGCGGCCGCTGCGGACGGAATCTGCATGGTGGGATTTCATAACCGCCACGCTGCGTCGATGGCGCTGTTCGACGAACAGCACGCGCGCGGCCGGTTCGGCGACCTCACCCACATCGAGGCGAACTACGTCCGGCGACGCGGCGTTCCCGGTCCCGGGTCCTGGTTCACGGACCCCGAACTCGCTGGCGGCGGTTCCCTGCTCGATATCGGCGTCCACGCCCTCGATCTCGCCCTTTACACGCTCGATTTCCCCGAGATAAGCGAAGTCTCCGGCGTCGCGAGAACCACGTTCGGAACGGAGGAGGAGTACGCCGACCCCGACGGGTTCGGCGAGAACTGGGACGCCGAGAGCGAGACGTACGAGGTCGACGACTCGGTCAGCGCCTTCATCCGGTGTGCGAACGGGGAAACGATCTCGCTCGAGGCCGCGTGGGCGACCAACCGCGAGGAGAGCATGGCCTTCCGCGTGCGCGGAACGGAGGCTGGTGCACAGTTCGATATCGGAGACACCAATCTTGACATCCTCGAGGCCGGCACGGCCGGCTGCGACCACTACGCCAACGTGGCCCTGACCGGCGACTCGTCGCTGACGGGCTACGAGGCACAGGACGAGCAGTTCCTCGCGACGATCGCCGCGGAGACGACCCCGGAGACGAACACCATCGAGGAGGCGCTGATCGTCCAGCGCGTGATCGACGCCATCTATCGCTCGAGCGAAACCGGTCGTGCGACGCAACTCGCAGAGGTCGACCTCGAGGCCGAACACCGAGCACGGATCAATTAG
- the ureE gene encoding urease accessory protein UreE gives MERIDGVVGNVHDDDALAARRDEHADAGTLERVVVDADNRRRSRFRATTDAGTDVGVVIDRAAVSAGDVLLAEDDRMIVIVFEPREALAVTLPEATAERLEAAIELGHRIGNQHWDLAVEDGVVYVPLEADRHIVERVVADIVPGSAVHETTVEAELFVTDLEHAETDRAHDFERGAHAHEHSHREHSHEHGKHDTHRDHPHGARTNEHDHDH, from the coding sequence ATGGAGCGAATCGACGGCGTCGTCGGAAACGTCCACGACGACGACGCCCTCGCGGCGCGACGGGACGAGCACGCGGACGCCGGCACGCTCGAGCGAGTCGTCGTCGACGCCGACAACCGACGGCGCTCGCGGTTCCGGGCGACGACGGATGCGGGAACGGACGTGGGCGTCGTCATCGACCGGGCCGCCGTCTCGGCCGGCGACGTCCTGCTCGCCGAGGACGATCGAATGATCGTGATCGTGTTCGAGCCGCGGGAGGCGCTCGCGGTGACGCTTCCCGAAGCCACCGCCGAGCGACTCGAGGCGGCGATCGAACTCGGCCACCGAATCGGGAACCAACACTGGGACCTCGCGGTCGAAGACGGCGTCGTCTACGTCCCGCTCGAGGCCGATCGCCACATCGTCGAGCGCGTCGTCGCCGACATCGTCCCCGGTTCCGCCGTCCACGAGACGACCGTCGAAGCGGAGCTGTTCGTGACGGACCTCGAGCACGCCGAGACGGATCGCGCACACGACTTCGAGCGCGGAGCCCACGCTCACGAGCACTCGCACAGGGAGCACAGCCACGAACACGGGAAACACGATACCCACCGCGATCACCCGCACGGAGCGCGGACGAACGAGCACGATCATGACCACTGA
- a CDS encoding translation initiation factor eIF-2B — MIDETVEEIQEMQTHSSSVVAVHATQALEELVDREFATVEEYTRSLERNGSVLRRANPSHASLQNAVREVVDDVTDADHDSVEAAKRHTREKIDEVVSRVEAGKRLAAENAAEFLADGATLLTHDYSSTVLEALERAVADGKSFEVYVTEARPRYIGRKTARALADIEGIETTLITDSANGVYLEECDRVVVGMDCIVEDTLYNRVGTFPIAATAAQLDVPVTVLGSASKIITEGFVFENEFRPGSEVMPEPAEGFAVENPNYDATPVSLLESVVTDDGRQVFDSNN, encoded by the coding sequence ATGATCGACGAGACGGTCGAGGAAATCCAGGAGATGCAGACCCACAGCTCCTCGGTTGTGGCCGTACACGCGACGCAGGCCCTCGAGGAGCTTGTCGACCGGGAGTTTGCTACCGTCGAGGAGTACACGCGCTCGCTCGAGCGCAACGGCTCCGTGCTGCGGCGGGCGAACCCGTCCCACGCGTCACTGCAGAACGCGGTCCGGGAGGTCGTCGACGACGTCACCGACGCCGACCACGACAGCGTCGAGGCGGCGAAGCGACACACCCGAGAGAAGATCGACGAGGTCGTCTCGCGGGTCGAAGCCGGCAAGCGGCTGGCCGCCGAAAACGCCGCCGAATTCCTCGCGGACGGCGCGACGCTGCTGACCCACGACTACTCCTCGACGGTGCTCGAGGCCCTCGAGCGGGCGGTCGCGGACGGGAAGAGCTTCGAGGTGTACGTCACGGAGGCCAGACCGCGTTACATCGGCCGGAAGACGGCGCGGGCGCTCGCCGACATCGAGGGGATCGAAACGACGCTCATCACCGACAGCGCGAACGGCGTCTACCTCGAGGAGTGCGATCGCGTCGTCGTCGGCATGGACTGCATCGTCGAGGACACGCTGTACAACCGCGTCGGGACGTTCCCGATCGCGGCGACGGCCGCGCAACTCGACGTGCCGGTGACCGTGCTCGGGTCGGCGTCGAAGATCATCACCGAGGGATTCGTCTTCGAAAACGAGTTTCGGCCGGGCAGCGAGGTCATGCCGGAGCCCGCCGAAGGGTTCGCCGTCGAAAATCCGAACTACGACGCGACGCCGGTCTCGCTGCTCGAGAGCGTCGTCACGGACGACGGTCGACAGGTGTTCGATAGTAACAACTGA
- a CDS encoding urease subunit gamma, with protein sequence MNLSPKEMERLTVFMAAELARRRRDRGVKLNHPETVAYISDWACEAAREGKSVARIRTEATQLLTREDVMDGVPSMIDMIQVEPVFPDGTKLVTIHDPIRADSREQLETVDPGPGEDLARGIDGRGAGRDGVDGADDDETEARATDGGLEPMEGE encoded by the coding sequence ATGAACCTCTCGCCCAAAGAGATGGAGCGACTGACGGTGTTCATGGCCGCCGAACTCGCTCGCCGCCGGCGAGACCGCGGCGTGAAGCTCAACCACCCCGAGACGGTCGCCTACATCTCCGACTGGGCCTGCGAGGCCGCCCGCGAGGGAAAGTCCGTCGCCCGGATCAGGACCGAGGCGACCCAGTTGCTTACCCGCGAAGACGTGATGGACGGCGTTCCCTCGATGATCGACATGATCCAGGTCGAGCCCGTCTTCCCTGACGGGACCAAGCTCGTGACGATCCACGACCCGATCCGTGCCGACAGCCGCGAGCAACTCGAGACGGTCGATCCGGGTCCCGGGGAGGACCTCGCGCGCGGTATCGACGGGAGGGGAGCCGGGAGAGACGGAGTCGACGGAGCGGACGACGATGAGACCGAGGCCCGCGCGACAGATGGCGGTCTCGAGCCGATGGAGGGCGAGTAG
- a CDS encoding urease subunit beta, which translates to MSEFIPGELRPTEEPVRINEGRPTTTVVVENTGDRPVQVGSHFHFFEVNPGLAFDREAAYGTRLDIPAGTAIRFEPGCEREVDLVDIGGDRILHGMGGLVGGELDDEDVATRAMERARAKGYVTDPGNDLADAEDD; encoded by the coding sequence ATGAGCGAGTTCATTCCGGGCGAACTGCGACCGACCGAAGAGCCGGTCCGAATCAACGAGGGACGACCGACGACGACGGTGGTTGTCGAAAATACCGGGGATCGACCGGTCCAGGTCGGCTCGCACTTTCACTTCTTCGAGGTCAACCCCGGTCTCGCGTTCGACCGCGAGGCCGCCTACGGAACCCGGCTAGACATTCCGGCGGGGACGGCGATCAGGTTCGAACCGGGCTGTGAACGCGAGGTCGACCTGGTCGACATCGGCGGCGATCGTATCCTCCACGGAATGGGCGGCCTCGTCGGCGGGGAACTCGACGACGAGGACGTCGCAACTCGAGCGATGGAGCGCGCTCGGGCGAAGGGCTACGTGACGGATCCCGGAAACGACCTCGCGGACGCGGAGGACGACTAG